The Mesorhizobium sp. M1D.F.Ca.ET.043.01.1.1 genome contains a region encoding:
- a CDS encoding glucose 1-dehydrogenase yields MSPEKKTLLVTGGSRGIGAAICRQAVLAGYRVAVNYLSNRAAADALVAELEAAGGEAFSVKGDVGSEADVMAMFEAVDRAFGRLDAFVNNAGIVDVKARVDEMSAERVERMMRVNVVGSFLCAREAVKRMSTRHGGKGGAIVNLSSAAARLGSPGEYVDYAASKGAIDTMTIGLAREVALEGIRVNAVSPGITETEIHASGGQPDRVARMREMLPMKRAGTADEVASAVLYLLSDAASYITGAILDVSGGR; encoded by the coding sequence ATGAGCCCGGAGAAAAAGACGCTGCTGGTCACCGGCGGCAGCCGCGGCATCGGCGCCGCCATCTGCCGGCAGGCCGTCCTGGCCGGTTATCGCGTGGCGGTCAACTATCTTTCCAACCGGGCTGCGGCCGACGCGCTGGTCGCCGAGCTCGAAGCCGCCGGCGGCGAGGCCTTCTCGGTCAAGGGCGATGTCGGCAGCGAGGCCGATGTCATGGCGATGTTCGAGGCGGTGGACCGGGCCTTCGGCCGGCTCGACGCTTTCGTCAACAATGCCGGCATCGTCGACGTCAAGGCGCGTGTCGACGAGATGAGCGCCGAGCGGGTCGAGCGCATGATGCGCGTCAACGTCGTCGGCTCCTTCCTCTGCGCGCGCGAGGCGGTGAAGCGCATGTCGACCCGGCATGGCGGCAAGGGCGGCGCCATCGTCAACCTCTCTTCGGCGGCGGCCAGGCTGGGCTCGCCCGGCGAATATGTCGACTACGCCGCCTCCAAGGGCGCGATCGACACCATGACCATCGGCCTGGCGCGCGAGGTGGCGCTGGAGGGCATCCGCGTCAACGCGGTCAGCCCCGGCATCACCGAAACCGAGATCCATGCCTCCGGCGGCCAGCCCGATCGCGTGGCGCGGATGCGGGAGATGCTGCCGATGAAGCGCGCCGGCACGGCCGACGAGGTCGCCAGCGCGGTTCTCTATCTTCTGTCGGATGCGGCCTCCTATATAACGGGCGCGATCCTCGATGTGAGCGGCGGCCGCTAG
- a CDS encoding DUF4241 domain-containing protein produces the protein MSGWSDALRRFLRRGRVWLFSDLPVVASPADWGASEISSNLGVFALSSAEMAERKITAITIGELELPTGEIVACDPLITGLGRPPFSRKVKPGSYPVILLQVRTKIAVAALRFGSGLPVRWELATFARDRPSGYEFEFIVDDAVASFMDKSFLTIMSDQEELDDYLANVASSLDTFGMDSPIDGNPLNVAMFDTGYGDGAYRSFWGLDATGEPLLLMTDFEVLENADGRESNRANR, from the coding sequence ATGAGTGGTTGGTCAGATGCCTTACGCCGATTCCTTCGGCGTGGACGGGTCTGGCTTTTCTCCGATTTGCCCGTGGTCGCTTCGCCCGCCGATTGGGGCGCCTCTGAGATCAGCAGCAACCTCGGCGTCTTCGCTCTCAGCTCTGCCGAAATGGCGGAACGGAAAATCACCGCCATCACGATCGGTGAGCTTGAATTGCCCACCGGCGAAATCGTCGCCTGCGATCCGCTGATCACCGGACTGGGACGGCCGCCGTTTAGCCGCAAGGTAAAGCCGGGGAGCTACCCGGTCATATTGCTTCAGGTTCGGACCAAGATTGCCGTGGCGGCATTGCGTTTCGGCTCTGGCTTGCCGGTGCGTTGGGAATTGGCGACCTTTGCTCGAGACCGCCCATCGGGCTATGAGTTTGAATTTATCGTTGATGACGCGGTTGCGTCGTTTATGGACAAGTCTTTCCTGACGATAATGTCTGACCAAGAGGAACTTGACGACTATTTGGCTAATGTTGCGTCTTCTCTCGACACGTTTGGCATGGATAGTCCGATCGATGGGAATCCGCTCAATGTCGCCATGTTCGACACTGGCTATGGCGATGGCGCGTATCGATCTTTTTGGGGACTGGACGCGACCGGCGAGCCCTTGCTCCTGATGACCGACTTCGAAGTGCTCGAAAACGCCGACGGCCGCGAAAGCAACCGGGCCAATCGATGA
- the odhB gene encoding 2-oxoglutarate dehydrogenase complex dihydrolipoyllysine-residue succinyltransferase translates to MATEIRVPTLGESVTEATVGKWFKKVGDAIAADEPLVELETDKVTVEVPAAGAGTLSEITVKEGETVNVGALLGSISAGGEAAAPAAKPHAVAQASSPDAASTTKQAAAETAKVAGGGGPIEPRTMPPAPAAAKLIAEHNLAVDHLSGSGKRGQVLKGDVLDAIAKGAPSQPAETPKAAPAPAPAAARAPSTADDASREERVRMTKLRQTIARRLKEAQSTAAMLTTFNEVDMSAVMALRAKYKDVFEKKHGVKLGFMGFFTKAVTHALKEIPAVNAEIDGTDIIYKNFAHVGVAVGTDKGLVVPVVRDADQMSIAEIEKEIGRLGLAARDGKLSVADMQGGTFTISNGGVYGSLMSTPILNAPQSGILGMHKIQDRPVVVGGQIVIRPMMYLALSYDHRIVDGKEAVTFLVRVKESLEDPERLVLDL, encoded by the coding sequence ATGGCTACCGAAATCCGCGTCCCCACTCTCGGCGAATCCGTGACCGAGGCGACCGTCGGCAAGTGGTTCAAGAAGGTCGGCGACGCGATCGCCGCCGATGAGCCGCTGGTCGAGCTCGAAACCGACAAGGTGACGGTGGAGGTGCCTGCCGCGGGTGCCGGAACGCTTTCCGAGATCACCGTCAAGGAAGGCGAGACGGTCAATGTCGGCGCGCTGCTCGGCTCCATCTCCGCCGGTGGCGAAGCGGCAGCTCCCGCCGCCAAGCCGCACGCGGTGGCGCAGGCCTCGAGCCCGGACGCCGCGTCCACGACCAAGCAGGCCGCGGCCGAAACCGCCAAGGTTGCCGGCGGCGGCGGTCCGATCGAACCGCGCACCATGCCGCCGGCGCCGGCCGCGGCCAAGCTCATCGCCGAGCACAATCTCGCGGTCGACCACCTGTCGGGTTCGGGCAAGCGCGGTCAGGTGCTGAAGGGCGACGTGCTCGACGCGATTGCCAAGGGCGCGCCCTCGCAGCCTGCCGAGACGCCGAAGGCGGCGCCCGCGCCGGCTCCCGCTGCTGCCCGCGCGCCATCCACGGCCGACGATGCCTCGCGCGAGGAACGCGTGCGCATGACCAAGCTCCGCCAGACGATCGCCCGCCGCCTCAAGGAGGCGCAGTCGACCGCCGCCATGCTGACCACCTTCAACGAGGTGGACATGAGCGCGGTGATGGCGCTGAGAGCCAAGTACAAGGACGTGTTCGAGAAGAAGCATGGCGTGAAGCTCGGCTTCATGGGCTTCTTCACCAAGGCCGTCACCCATGCGCTGAAGGAAATCCCGGCGGTCAATGCCGAGATCGACGGCACCGACATCATCTACAAGAACTTCGCCCATGTCGGCGTTGCGGTGGGTACCGACAAGGGTCTGGTGGTGCCGGTGGTGCGCGACGCCGACCAGATGTCCATCGCCGAGATCGAGAAGGAAATCGGCCGGCTGGGCCTCGCCGCGCGCGACGGCAAGCTGTCGGTGGCGGACATGCAGGGCGGCACCTTCACCATCTCCAATGGCGGCGTCTATGGCTCGCTGATGTCGACGCCGATCCTCAATGCGCCGCAGTCGGGCATCCTCGGCATGCACAAGATCCAGGACCGGCCGGTCGTGGTCGGCGGCCAGATCGTCATCCGGCCGATGATGTACCTCGCGCTCAGCTACGACCACCGCATCGTCGACGGCAAGGAAGCGGTGACCTTCCTCGTGCGCGTCAAGGAAAGCCTCGAGGATCCCGAGCGGCTGGTGCTCGATCTGTGA
- a CDS encoding 2-oxoglutarate dehydrogenase E1 component, which yields MARQDQSNDQFSLTSFLYGGNADYIDALYAAYEDDPASVDPEWQDFFAALKDDAGDVRKNAKGASWAKPSWPMQANGELVSALDGNWGLIEKHIEKKVKEKAVVNGAALSDADVHQATRDSVRAIMMIRAYRMRGHLHANLDPLGIANPLEDYNELSPENYGFTPADYDRPIFLDNVLGLEFGTIRQMLDILTRTYCSTLGVEFMHISDPEEKAWIQARIEGADKEITFTATGKKAILSKLVEAEGFEQYIDVKYKGTKRFGLDGGESLIPALEQILKRGGQLGLKEIVLGMAHRGRLNVLSQVMAKPHRAIFHEFKGGSAAPDEVEGSGDVKYHLGASSDREFDGNKVHLSLTANPSHLEIVDPVVMGKARAKQDQFAGRERGEVVPLSERAKVMPLLLHGDAAFAGQGVIAEILGLSGLRGHRVAGTLHVIINNQIGFTTNPRFSRSSPYPSDVAKMIEAPIFHVNGDDPEAVVHAAKVATEFRMKFHKPVVVDMFCYRRFGHNEGDEPAFTQPIMYRSIRTHKTVVQVYADRLIAEGHITQAEVDKMRADWRAHLEQEWEVGQSYKPNKADWLDGAWSGLRTADNQDEQRRGKTAVPVRTLKEIGKKLTEVPKDFEAHKTILRFLENRRQAIESGEGIDWSTAEALAFGAILLDGNPIRLSGQDSERGTFSQRHSVLYDQRDENRYIPLNNLSAAQAGYEVINSMLSEEAVLGFEYGYSLAEPKALTLWEAQFGDFANGAQVVFDQFISSGERKWLRMSGLVCLLPHGYEGQGPEHSSARLERFLQLCAEDNMQVANVTTPANYFHILRRQLKRDFRKPLILMTPKSLLRHKRAVSTLSEMAGESSFHRLLWDDAQLLPNQQIKLVKDSKVRRVVLCSGKVYYDLYEEREKRGINDIYLLRVEQLYPFPAKALITELSRFRNAEMVWCQEEPKNMGAWSFIDPYLEWVLAHIDAKHQRVRYTGRPASASPATGLMSKHLSQLAALLDDALGE from the coding sequence ATGGCACGACAAGATCAAAGCAACGACCAATTCTCGCTCACCTCGTTCCTCTATGGCGGCAATGCCGACTATATCGACGCGCTCTATGCCGCCTATGAGGACGATCCGGCCTCCGTCGATCCGGAATGGCAGGATTTCTTCGCGGCGCTGAAGGACGATGCCGGGGACGTCCGCAAGAACGCCAAGGGCGCCTCGTGGGCGAAGCCTTCCTGGCCGATGCAGGCCAATGGCGAGCTGGTGTCGGCGCTCGACGGCAATTGGGGCCTCATCGAGAAGCACATCGAAAAGAAGGTGAAGGAAAAGGCGGTCGTCAACGGCGCCGCGCTTTCCGACGCCGACGTGCACCAGGCGACGCGCGATTCCGTGCGCGCCATCATGATGATCCGCGCCTACCGCATGCGCGGCCATTTGCATGCCAATCTCGATCCGCTCGGCATCGCTAACCCGCTCGAGGACTATAACGAGCTGTCGCCGGAAAATTACGGTTTCACCCCGGCCGACTACGACCGGCCGATCTTCCTCGACAATGTGCTGGGGCTCGAGTTCGGCACCATCCGGCAGATGCTGGACATCCTCACCCGCACCTATTGCTCGACGCTCGGTGTCGAGTTCATGCACATCTCCGACCCCGAGGAGAAGGCGTGGATCCAGGCGCGCATCGAGGGCGCCGACAAGGAGATCACCTTCACCGCTACCGGCAAGAAGGCGATCCTGTCGAAGCTGGTCGAGGCCGAGGGCTTCGAGCAGTATATCGACGTCAAGTACAAGGGTACCAAGCGCTTCGGCCTCGACGGCGGCGAGTCGCTGATACCGGCGCTGGAGCAGATCCTCAAGCGCGGCGGCCAGCTCGGCCTGAAGGAGATCGTGCTCGGCATGGCCCATCGCGGCCGCCTCAACGTGCTTTCCCAGGTGATGGCCAAGCCGCATCGCGCCATCTTCCACGAATTCAAGGGCGGCTCGGCCGCGCCAGACGAGGTCGAAGGCTCGGGCGACGTCAAGTACCATCTCGGCGCCTCGTCGGACCGCGAGTTCGACGGCAACAAGGTGCATCTGTCGCTGACCGCCAATCCCTCGCATCTGGAGATCGTCGACCCCGTCGTGATGGGCAAGGCGCGCGCCAAGCAGGACCAGTTCGCCGGCCGCGAGCGCGGCGAGGTCGTGCCGCTTTCGGAACGCGCCAAGGTGATGCCGCTCTTGCTGCACGGCGATGCCGCCTTTGCCGGCCAGGGTGTTATCGCCGAAATCCTCGGCCTGTCCGGCCTGCGCGGGCATCGCGTCGCCGGCACGCTGCACGTCATCATCAACAACCAGATCGGCTTCACCACCAATCCGCGCTTCTCGCGCTCGTCGCCCTATCCGTCGGATGTGGCCAAGATGATCGAGGCGCCGATCTTCCACGTCAACGGCGACGATCCGGAAGCGGTGGTGCATGCCGCCAAGGTCGCGACCGAGTTCCGCATGAAGTTCCACAAGCCGGTGGTGGTGGACATGTTCTGCTACCGCCGCTTCGGCCACAACGAGGGCGACGAGCCGGCCTTCACGCAGCCGATCATGTATCGCAGCATCCGCACCCATAAGACGGTGGTGCAGGTCTATGCCGACCGGCTGATCGCCGAAGGTCACATCACCCAGGCCGAGGTCGACAAGATGCGGGCCGACTGGCGCGCGCATCTGGAGCAGGAGTGGGAAGTCGGCCAATCCTACAAGCCGAACAAGGCCGACTGGCTGGACGGCGCCTGGTCGGGCCTGCGCACCGCCGACAACCAGGACGAACAGCGGCGCGGCAAGACCGCGGTGCCGGTCCGCACGCTCAAGGAAATCGGCAAGAAGCTGACCGAGGTGCCGAAGGATTTCGAGGCGCACAAGACGATCCTGCGCTTCCTCGAGAACCGCCGCCAGGCGATCGAATCCGGCGAAGGCATCGACTGGTCGACGGCCGAGGCGCTGGCCTTCGGCGCCATCCTGCTCGACGGCAACCCGATCCGGCTCTCCGGCCAGGATTCGGAGCGCGGCACCTTCTCGCAACGCCACTCCGTGCTCTACGACCAGCGCGACGAAAACCGCTACATTCCGCTCAACAATCTGTCGGCGGCGCAGGCCGGCTACGAGGTCATCAACTCGATGCTCTCGGAAGAGGCGGTGCTCGGCTTCGAATATGGCTACAGCCTGGCCGAGCCCAAGGCGCTGACGCTCTGGGAAGCGCAGTTCGGCGACTTCGCCAACGGCGCCCAGGTGGTGTTCGACCAGTTCATCTCGTCCGGCGAGCGCAAGTGGCTCAGAATGTCGGGCCTCGTCTGCCTCCTGCCGCATGGCTATGAGGGCCAGGGGCCGGAGCATTCGTCGGCCCGCCTGGAGCGCTTCCTGCAGCTCTGCGCCGAGGACAACATGCAGGTCGCCAACGTCACCACGCCGGCTAACTATTTCCACATCCTGCGGCGTCAGCTGAAGCGCGACTTCCGCAAGCCGCTGATCCTGATGACGCCGAAGTCGCTGCTGCGCCACAAGCGGGCGGTGTCGACGCTGTCGGAAATGGCCGGCGAAAGTTCGTTCCATCGGCTGTTGTGGGACGACGCGCAGCTGCTGCCCAACCAGCAGATCAAGCTGGTGAAGGATTCCAAGGTCCGCCGTGTCGTGCTGTGCTCGGGCAAGGTCTATTACGACCTCTACGAGGAGCGCGAGAAGCGCGGCATCAACGACATCTACCTGCTGCGCGTAGAGCAGCTCTATCCGTTCCCGGCCAAGGCGCTGATCACCGAGCTGTCGCGCTTCCGCAACGCCGAGATGGTGTGGTGCCAGGAGGAGCCCAAGAACATGGGCGCCTGGTCGTTCATCGATCCGTATCTGGAATGGGTGCTGGCGCATATCGACGCCAAGCATCAGCGGGTGCGCTACACCGGCCGGCCGGCTTCTGCCTCGCCGGCGACCGGGTTGATGTCGAAGCATCTCAGCCAGCTCGCCGCGCTGCTCGACGACGCGCTCGGTGAGTAG
- the sucD gene encoding succinate--CoA ligase subunit alpha encodes MSILVDKNTKVLVQGLTGKTGTFHTEQALAYHGTRMVGGIHPKKGGETWTGSKGESLPIFATVAEGKEKTGANASVIYVPPAGAGEAIIEAIEAEIPLIVCITEGIPVMDMVRVKAWLDRSTSRLIGPNCPGVLTPDECKIGIMPGNIFRKGSVGVVSRSGTLTYEAVFQTTNVGLGQTTAVGIGGDPVKGTEFIDVLEMFLADDETKSIIMIGEIGGSAEEDAAQFLKDEAKRGRRKPMAGFIAGRTAPAGRTMGHAGAVISGGKGGAEDKIAAMESAGIKVSPSPARLGTTLVEAIKG; translated from the coding sequence ATGTCCATTCTCGTCGACAAGAACACCAAGGTGCTGGTTCAGGGCCTGACCGGCAAGACCGGCACGTTCCATACCGAGCAGGCGCTGGCCTATCACGGCACCAGGATGGTGGGCGGCATCCATCCGAAGAAGGGCGGCGAGACCTGGACCGGCTCCAAGGGCGAGAGCCTGCCGATCTTCGCCACCGTCGCCGAGGGCAAGGAAAAGACCGGCGCCAACGCTTCCGTCATCTATGTGCCGCCGGCGGGCGCGGGCGAAGCGATCATCGAGGCGATCGAGGCCGAGATCCCGCTGATCGTCTGCATCACCGAGGGTATCCCGGTGATGGACATGGTCAGGGTCAAGGCGTGGCTCGACCGCTCTACCTCGCGGCTGATCGGTCCGAACTGCCCTGGCGTGCTCACGCCTGACGAATGCAAGATCGGCATCATGCCCGGCAACATCTTCCGCAAGGGCTCGGTCGGCGTTGTTTCCCGCTCGGGAACGCTTACCTATGAGGCGGTCTTCCAGACCACCAATGTCGGCCTCGGCCAGACCACCGCGGTCGGCATCGGCGGCGACCCGGTCAAGGGCACCGAATTCATCGACGTGCTCGAGATGTTCCTCGCCGACGACGAGACCAAGTCGATCATCATGATCGGCGAGATCGGCGGCTCGGCCGAGGAAGACGCCGCGCAGTTCCTGAAGGACGAGGCCAAGCGCGGCCGCAGGAAACCGATGGCGGGCTTCATCGCCGGGCGCACGGCGCCGGCCGGCCGCACCATGGGCCATGCGGGCGCGGTGATCTCCGGCGGCAAGGGCGGTGCGGAAGACAAGATCGCGGCGATGGAATCAGCGGGCATCAAGGTTTCGCCGTCGCCGGCAAGGCTCGGCACGACGCTCGTCGAGGCGATCAAGGGTTAA
- a CDS encoding PIN domain-containing protein, whose protein sequence is MPTGKIDCFLDTNVLIYAASEKNRDPRRAPIAEELISRTVFGVSGQILAEFVAVARGKSLVGDDLLDQWLVFLGTCPLAPVDETYVRAGLDLARRYGIHYYDAALLAAAAYLGAPVFYTEDLNHNQVYGSVRAVNPFL, encoded by the coding sequence ATGCCGACCGGGAAGATCGATTGCTTTCTCGACACGAACGTCCTGATCTACGCGGCTTCGGAGAAAAATCGTGATCCGCGCCGCGCGCCAATCGCCGAAGAGCTTATCTCGCGGACCGTCTTTGGCGTGTCTGGGCAGATCTTGGCTGAATTCGTCGCCGTGGCGCGTGGGAAGTCCCTTGTCGGGGATGATCTGCTCGACCAATGGCTGGTGTTCCTCGGAACCTGCCCGCTGGCACCTGTCGACGAAACTTATGTCCGTGCGGGTTTGGACCTCGCGCGGCGCTACGGAATTCACTACTACGACGCCGCGCTGCTTGCGGCGGCGGCGTATCTCGGCGCGCCGGTTTTCTACACCGAAGATCTCAACCACAACCAGGTCTATGGCTCGGTCCGGGCCGTCAATCCTTTCCTGTAA
- a CDS encoding DUF1579 family protein, with translation MNAFSSLSADHQRLQALVGAWRGEEEVSATQWADAGTATSEVQAQPEFGGLFVVQRYRQRRDGTISFGAHNVFGFDQQNGVVTMHQFDSMGFVPAAPATGAWSGNELVLERSSPRGAARVTYVFEGADIYRMKLQFKPAGSDAWQDMVSGLYRRVSPSGEG, from the coding sequence ATGAACGCCTTCTCTTCGCTTTCGGCCGACCACCAGCGCCTGCAGGCGCTGGTCGGCGCGTGGCGCGGCGAGGAGGAGGTGTCGGCCACGCAATGGGCCGATGCCGGCACGGCGACTTCGGAAGTGCAGGCGCAGCCCGAGTTCGGCGGCCTGTTCGTGGTGCAGCGCTATCGCCAGCGCCGTGACGGCACGATCTCGTTCGGCGCGCACAATGTGTTCGGCTTCGACCAGCAGAACGGCGTCGTCACCATGCATCAGTTCGATTCGATGGGGTTTGTGCCGGCGGCGCCGGCCACAGGCGCCTGGAGCGGCAACGAGCTTGTGCTCGAACGGTCGTCCCCGCGCGGCGCCGCGCGCGTGACCTATGTTTTTGAAGGCGCCGATATCTACCGCATGAAGCTTCAATTCAAGCCCGCCGGCAGCGATGCCTGGCAAGACATGGTGAGCGGCCTCTACCGGCGCGTCTCGCCTTCCGGGGAAGGCTGA
- a CDS encoding cupin domain-containing protein: protein MPPRKINLVEAADAKIARVFDPHVAGDVNDSQAKVAKFGEIFDWHAHDNEDEAFLVLRGRIAIDFRDGPVELGEGDFIVVPRGVEHRPRSLTKEPVVLMFEPATTLNTGNAKSDLTVIDLKRL, encoded by the coding sequence ATGCCTCCGCGCAAGATAAACCTGGTCGAGGCGGCGGATGCGAAGATCGCCAGGGTCTTCGATCCGCATGTCGCCGGCGACGTCAATGACAGCCAGGCCAAGGTCGCCAAGTTCGGCGAGATCTTCGACTGGCACGCGCATGACAACGAGGATGAAGCCTTCCTGGTGCTGCGTGGCCGCATCGCCATCGATTTCCGCGACGGGCCGGTCGAGCTCGGCGAGGGCGATTTCATCGTCGTGCCGCGCGGCGTCGAGCACCGGCCGCGCTCGCTGACCAAGGAGCCGGTGGTGCTGATGTTCGAGCCGGCGACGACGCTCAACACCGGCAACGCCAAGAGCGACCTCACCGTCATCGATCTGAAGCGGCTCTGA
- the sucC gene encoding ADP-forming succinate--CoA ligase subunit beta, which yields MNIHEYQAKALLKSFGAPVASGVPVFKASEAEAAAKALPGPLYVVKSQIHAGGRGKGKFKELGPDAKGGVRLAKSAAEVVANANEMLGHTLVTKQTGPAGKQVNRLYIEDGADIERELYLSILVDRSVGRIAFVVSTEGGMDIEAVAHDTPEKILTVAIDPEKGVTADDVDKLNAALKLDGDAAKDGGTLFPLLYKAFVEKDMSLLEVNPLIVMKNGHLRVLDAKVSFDNNALFRHPDVMELRDTTEEDEKEIEASKYDLAYVALDGNIGCMVNGAGLAMATMDIIKLYGAEPANFLDVGGGASKEKVTAAFKIITKDPAVEGILINIFGGIMKCDVIAEGVIAAVKEVGLKVPLVVRLEGTNAELGKKIINDSGLNVVSADDLDDAAKKIVKAVKG from the coding sequence ATGAACATTCATGAATATCAGGCCAAGGCGCTGCTGAAGTCCTTCGGCGCGCCGGTCGCAAGCGGCGTTCCGGTGTTCAAGGCAAGCGAGGCGGAGGCCGCCGCCAAGGCGCTGCCCGGCCCGCTCTACGTGGTGAAGAGCCAGATCCATGCCGGCGGCCGCGGCAAGGGCAAGTTCAAGGAACTCGGCCCCGACGCCAAGGGCGGCGTCAGGCTGGCGAAGTCGGCGGCCGAAGTGGTGGCCAACGCCAACGAAATGCTCGGCCACACGCTGGTCACCAAGCAGACCGGACCGGCCGGCAAGCAGGTCAACCGTCTCTATATCGAGGACGGCGCCGACATCGAGCGCGAGCTCTATCTGTCGATCCTGGTCGACCGCTCGGTCGGCCGCATCGCCTTCGTCGTCTCGACGGAGGGCGGCATGGACATCGAGGCGGTCGCGCATGACACGCCGGAAAAGATCCTCACCGTCGCCATCGATCCGGAAAAGGGCGTGACGGCGGATGACGTCGACAAGCTGAACGCCGCGCTGAAGCTCGACGGCGACGCGGCCAAGGACGGCGGCACGCTGTTCCCGCTCCTCTACAAGGCCTTCGTCGAGAAGGACATGAGCCTGCTCGAGGTCAACCCGCTGATCGTCATGAAGAACGGCCACCTGCGCGTGCTCGACGCCAAGGTGTCGTTCGACAACAACGCGCTGTTCCGCCATCCGGACGTGATGGAGCTGCGCGACACCACCGAGGAGGACGAGAAGGAGATCGAGGCGTCGAAATACGACCTCGCCTATGTCGCGCTCGACGGCAATATCGGCTGCATGGTCAACGGCGCCGGCCTTGCCATGGCGACGATGGACATCATCAAGCTCTATGGCGCCGAGCCGGCCAACTTCCTCGACGTCGGCGGCGGCGCTTCGAAGGAGAAGGTGACGGCGGCGTTCAAGATCATCACCAAGGACCCGGCGGTCGAAGGCATCCTGATCAACATCTTCGGCGGCATCATGAAGTGCGATGTGATCGCCGAGGGCGTGATCGCCGCGGTCAAGGAAGTCGGCTTGAAGGTGCCGCTGGTGGTGCGGCTGGAAGGCACCAACGCCGAGCTCGGCAAGAAGATCATCAACGACAGCGGCCTGAACGTCGTGTCGGCCGACGACCTCGACGACGCTGCCAAGAAGATCGTCAAGGCGGTAAAGGGCTGA
- the mdh gene encoding malate dehydrogenase — MARNKIALIGSGMIGGTLAHMIGLKDLGDVVLFDIAEGIPQGKGLDIAQSSPVDGFDARLTGVNDYAGIEGADVCIVTAGVPRKPGMSRDDLLGINLKVMEQVGAGLKKYAPKAFVICITNPLDAMVWALQKFSGLPTSHVVGMAGVLDSARFRYFLAEEFKVSVEDVTAFVLGGHGDSMVPMIRYSTVSGIPLPDLVKMGWTSKEKLDQIVQRTRDGGAEIVGLLKTGSAYYAPAASAIAMAESYLKDKKRVLPCAAHLSGQYGVKGTYVGVPVVIGAGGVERVIEIDLAKAEQKMFDNSVAAVQGLTEACTKIAPHLAGK, encoded by the coding sequence ATGGCACGCAACAAGATAGCGCTCATCGGCTCGGGCATGATCGGCGGCACGCTCGCCCATATGATCGGCCTCAAGGATCTCGGCGACGTGGTGCTGTTCGATATCGCCGAGGGCATCCCGCAGGGCAAGGGTCTCGACATCGCCCAGTCCTCGCCGGTCGACGGGTTCGACGCCAGGCTGACCGGCGTCAACGACTATGCCGGCATCGAGGGCGCGGATGTCTGCATCGTCACCGCCGGCGTGCCGCGCAAGCCCGGCATGAGCCGCGACGATCTTCTCGGCATCAATCTGAAGGTCATGGAGCAGGTCGGCGCGGGCCTGAAGAAATACGCGCCGAAAGCTTTCGTCATCTGCATCACCAACCCGCTCGACGCCATGGTGTGGGCGCTGCAGAAGTTCTCGGGCCTGCCGACCAGCCATGTCGTCGGCATGGCCGGCGTGCTTGACAGCGCCCGCTTCCGCTACTTCCTGGCCGAAGAGTTCAAGGTCTCGGTCGAGGACGTCACCGCCTTCGTGCTCGGCGGCCACGGCGATTCGATGGTGCCGATGATCCGCTATTCGACGGTGTCGGGCATCCCGCTGCCCGATCTCGTCAAGATGGGCTGGACCTCGAAGGAGAAGCTCGACCAGATCGTGCAGCGCACCCGCGACGGCGGCGCCGAGATCGTCGGCCTCCTGAAGACCGGCTCGGCCTATTACGCGCCGGCGGCTTCGGCGATCGCGATGGCCGAATCCTACCTGAAGGACAAGAAGCGCGTGCTGCCCTGCGCCGCGCATCTCTCCGGCCAGTATGGCGTCAAGGGAACCTATGTCGGCGTTCCCGTGGTGATCGGCGCCGGCGGCGTCGAGCGCGTCATCGAGATCGACCTCGCCAAGGCCGAGCAGAAGATGTTCGACAATTCGGTGGCCGCCGTTCAGGGCCTGACCGAGGCCTGCACCAAGATCGCCCCACATCTCGCAGGCAAGTAA
- a CDS encoding GNAT family N-acetyltransferase — MNVEIRRLHPGDDALVMQVAEEVFDEPVRPDRLAAYLASPGHFMIVAIVDQIVVGQCAAVIHRHPDKVSELYIDEVGVAPAFQRQGIARKMLDAMFALGREHGCEEAWVGTEPDNGPARALYESRNEPHGPAEDFMMYVYGLRD; from the coding sequence ATGAACGTCGAAATCAGAAGGCTTCATCCCGGCGATGACGCCCTTGTGATGCAGGTGGCCGAAGAAGTGTTCGACGAGCCGGTCCGGCCCGATCGCCTCGCCGCCTATCTCGCCTCGCCCGGCCATTTCATGATCGTGGCGATAGTCGACCAAATTGTGGTCGGGCAGTGCGCCGCCGTCATCCACCGCCATCCGGACAAGGTGAGCGAGCTCTATATCGACGAGGTTGGCGTCGCGCCCGCCTTCCAGCGCCAGGGCATAGCGCGCAAGATGCTGGACGCCATGTTCGCGCTCGGCCGCGAGCATGGCTGCGAGGAAGCATGGGTGGGGACGGAGCCCGACAATGGGCCGGCGCGGGCGCTTTATGAATCGCGGAACGAGCCGCATGGACCGGCGGAGGATTTCATGATGTATGTGTACGGGCTTCGAGATTAG